The proteins below come from a single Eriocheir sinensis breed Jianghai 21 chromosome 11, ASM2467909v1, whole genome shotgun sequence genomic window:
- the LOC126997139 gene encoding uncharacterized protein LOC126997139, translated as MGGAHAERPVTSWAESRPSSQPRGAHTVEETPQQDTELIDKTQPQQDTELLDKTQPQQDTELLDKTQPQQDTELLDKTQPQQDTELLDKTQPQQDTELLDKTQPQQDTELLDKTQPHQDTELLDKTQPQQDTELLDKTQPQQDTELIDKTQPQQDTELIDKTQTQQYRC; from the exons ATGGGCGGCGCCCACGCAGAGCGCCCCGTCACGTCATGGGCGGAGAGCCGCCCATCCTCACAGCCCCGCGGCGCTCACACTGTGGAAGAGACG CCACAACAAGATACAGAGCTAATAGACAAGACACAGCCACAACAAGACACAGAGCTATTAGACAAGACACAGCCACAACAAGATACAGAGCTATTAGACAAGACACAGCCACAACAAGATACAGAGCTATTAGACAAGACACAGCCACAACAAGACACAGAGCTATTAGACAAGACACAGCCACAACAAGACACAGAGCTATTAGACAAGACACAGCCACAACAAGACACAGAGCTATTAGACAAGACACAGCCACATCAAGACACAGAGCTATTAGACAAGACACAGCCACAACAAGATACAGAGCTATTAGACAAGACACAGCCACAACAAGATACAGAGCTAATAGACAAGACACAGCCACAACAAGATACAGAGCTAATAGACAAGACACAGACACAACAATATAGGTGTTAA